The Shewanella mesophila genome contains the following window.
AAATTCACTCATAGATTATGTCCGTCATAGCCAAGAACCTTGGCTCTAATTCGAACGGCATGAGATGACACTTGGAAGTGCATAGCAACATCTTCAACCTTTGAGGATACGTTTGCAATAAAATTCTCGAAGGCATCTTTTGGCATCAATAGTGATGCCGCGAAATTATTGGCCTCGGCCTCCATCCAGTTTGTATCCCCATTTCTAAAGAAAGTTTTATCTTCAAAGCAATCACTGTTAGCAGCATGGCGTATGCGGTGTGCAATTTCGTGGGCTATCGTAAATCTTTGTCTATGTGGATGGTGTAGTGAGTTAACAGTCATAACCCAACTACCTGACTTTTTCTCTTTCTTTAGTGAGCCTGATTCTTCATCTTGCATTGGCTCATATCTAACGGCAATCCC
Protein-coding sequences here:
- a CDS encoding ImmA/IrrE family metallo-endopeptidase translates to MAFVRKSGRKTQADTEFEDLSTPEHLITLAESKGLETDPVNVSELARHLGIAVRYEPMQDEESGSLKKEKKSGSWVMTVNSLHHPHRQRFTIAHEIAHRIRHAANSDCFEDKTFFRNGDTNWMEAEANNFAASLLMPKDAFENFIANVSSKVEDVAMHFQVSSHAVRIRAKVLGYDGHNL